In Numidum massiliense, a single genomic region encodes these proteins:
- the spoVT gene encoding stage V sporulation protein T, which produces MKATGIVRRIDDLGRVVIPKEIRRTLRIREGDPLEIFVDRDGEVILKKYSPIGELGDFAREYAESLFESLQHVTLICDRDTYIAVAGASKKEYLDKPIGRIIEDAMEGRRTSIEKNAVDVEIVRDVPDKVQSYVAAPIIAGGDPIGAVVMLSKEGSMGDLEMKTAETAAGFLGKQMEQ; this is translated from the coding sequence ATGAAAGCAACAGGTATTGTACGGCGCATCGACGATTTGGGGCGAGTCGTCATCCCGAAAGAAATTCGCCGCACGTTGCGCATTCGCGAAGGGGATCCGCTGGAAATATTTGTCGATCGTGACGGTGAAGTCATTTTAAAAAAATATTCCCCGATCGGAGAGCTGGGGGATTTTGCTCGCGAGTACGCCGAATCGCTGTTTGAAAGCTTGCAACACGTCACCTTAATTTGTGACCGCGACACGTACATCGCCGTAGCCGGTGCGTCGAAAAAAGAGTATTTGGATAAACCGATCGGCCGTATCATTGAGGACGCGATGGAGGGCAGGCGGACATCAATTGAAAAAAATGCTGTCGATGTAGAAATTGTACGCGATGTTCCAGACAAAGTGCAATCGTACGTCGCCGCACCGATTATTGCTGGCGGCGACCCAATCGGCGCCGTCGTCATGCTCAGTAAAGAAGGCAGTATGGGGGATTTGGAGATGAAAACAGCGGAAACGGCAGCCGGATTTTTGGGGAAACAAATGGAACAATAA
- the spoVG gene encoding septation regulator SpoVG has translation MQVTDVRLRRVKTSGRMKAIASITIDNEFVVHDIRVIDGNNGLFVAMPSKRTPDGQFRDIAHPICSETRGKIQTAVLAEYEQAAAVESSETANLEVAVTTSE, from the coding sequence GTGCAAGTCACCGATGTCAGATTGCGCCGCGTTAAGACGAGTGGAAGGATGAAAGCGATTGCCTCGATTACGATTGACAACGAATTTGTCGTACACGATATCCGCGTCATTGACGGCAACAACGGGTTGTTCGTTGCCATGCCGAGCAAGCGAACGCCGGATGGTCAGTTTCGGGACATCGCGCATCCGATTTGTTCCGAGACGCGCGGCAAGATTCAAACCGCCGTGCTCGCTGAATATGAACAAGCGGCAGCGGTAGAGTCTAGCGAAACAGCAAACTTAGAAGTAGCGGTTACGACGAGCGAATAA
- the mfd gene encoding transcription-repair coupling factor: MDALITRFAEDKDVQSTVQGVANGLSEQLVAGLGGSARALYAAAVYRELRRPIVFITHNLNQAQRLVEDLLEFLSEDDVLLYPANELIAAEMAMSEQANGGERIGVLSALSRGFRGILVVPYVGLRKKFIPARVFRDAHVTLAEAEIVTIDDLSARLVATGYERVDKVEHGGEFSVRGGIVDVFPPSFARPLRIEWFDDEIDTIREFDVDSQRSQERRERVTLPPARELFATADTLYQGSEQLQKRLDERLRRVKDPKLQEELLEAIGAEIERMKQGVADRELYKYMSLLYEDSANLTTYMPQDTVLLFDDPARIQETAKQLEHEEAEWETTLLKQGKLLPDLEMSLRYEQLLTELKQPKIHLTMFVRQVPNTNPQNIVNVLTRAMQQFHGQMHVLKTEWDRWQKTNHRVVFLASNRERAERLARVLGDYKMDVDILEHRIHTVPPRPSVLIGHLHNGFELPSIRLVVVTEGEVFTQKQRRARRVAKMSNTERIKHYQDLKPGDYVVHVNHGIGKYLGIETLQVAGLHKDYLNVRYAGNDTLYVPVEQIDLIQKYVGSEEKTPKVYSLGGSEWSKVKNKVKSSVEDIANDLIKLYAKRQATKGHQFPAEVPYVREFEALFAYEETPDQQRAIDEVYKDMESAVPMDRLVCGDVGYGKTEVAIRAAFKAVMDGKQTAVLVPTTILAQQHYETFRERFADFPINIQVLSRFRTRKEQRETIKGLKNGTVDIVIGTHRLLSKDVEFRDLGLLVVDEEQRFGVKHKEKIKKLRHNVDAMTLTATPIPRTLHMSMLGVRDLSLIETPPENRFPVQTYVVEYSPTLVREAIERELARGGQVYFLYNRVSNIQTMADQISALVPDARIAVAHGQMSELELERVMLDFLDGEYDVLVSTSIIETGVDIPNVNTLIIYNADAMGLSQLYQLRGRVGRSSRIAYAYFTYQHGKVLSEEAEKRLGAIREFTELGSGFKIAMRDLSIRGAGNLLGAEQHGHIASVGFDLYSQMLKDAIEDLKGEAPQEKVDPDVELKIDAYIPQDYIADERQKVEFYKRVRGIDTLDDVKEIEEEMVDRFGEPPQPVHHLLYLSRLKMYAKACDITVIKQKGEQVNMKFQATNIEGRKLIKLAQLYKNRIRLIPGKDIRCEFKLKGLKAEERLAMLERFLIQCESLANAKGEVQHAAN, encoded by the coding sequence TTGGATGCACTAATTACTCGTTTCGCCGAAGATAAGGACGTGCAATCGACGGTGCAAGGCGTAGCGAACGGCCTTAGCGAACAACTCGTCGCCGGGCTCGGCGGTTCGGCGCGCGCGTTGTACGCGGCAGCCGTGTATCGAGAACTGCGGCGGCCGATCGTGTTCATCACGCACAATTTAAATCAGGCGCAGCGACTTGTCGAGGACTTGTTAGAGTTCTTATCCGAAGACGACGTCTTGTTGTATCCGGCCAACGAACTGATCGCCGCCGAGATGGCCATGAGTGAACAGGCGAATGGCGGTGAACGGATCGGCGTCCTCAGTGCCCTCAGCCGCGGCTTTCGCGGCATCCTCGTCGTGCCTTACGTCGGGCTGCGCAAAAAATTTATTCCGGCTCGCGTCTTCCGCGACGCGCACGTGACGCTCGCCGAGGCGGAGATCGTTACGATCGACGACCTTTCCGCGCGGCTCGTTGCGACCGGTTACGAACGCGTTGACAAAGTGGAACATGGCGGGGAGTTCAGTGTACGGGGTGGCATCGTCGACGTGTTTCCCCCCTCGTTTGCGCGGCCGCTGCGCATCGAATGGTTTGACGACGAAATCGATACGATTCGCGAATTTGATGTCGATAGCCAGCGGTCGCAGGAACGCCGAGAGCGCGTGACGCTCCCACCGGCGCGCGAGTTGTTCGCCACAGCAGACACGCTGTATCAAGGGAGTGAACAGTTACAAAAACGACTTGACGAGCGTCTCCGTCGGGTGAAAGATCCGAAATTGCAAGAAGAATTACTAGAGGCAATCGGCGCCGAAATCGAACGGATGAAGCAAGGGGTCGCCGATCGAGAACTGTATAAATATATGTCACTGTTGTATGAGGACAGTGCAAATTTGACGACGTACATGCCGCAAGATACGGTACTCCTATTTGACGATCCCGCGCGCATACAAGAAACGGCGAAACAGTTGGAACACGAGGAAGCCGAATGGGAGACGACGTTATTAAAACAGGGGAAATTGCTACCCGACCTCGAAATGTCCTTGCGCTACGAACAGTTATTAACCGAGTTAAAACAGCCGAAAATTCATTTGACGATGTTTGTGCGGCAGGTGCCGAACACGAATCCGCAAAATATCGTCAACGTGTTGACGCGGGCGATGCAGCAGTTTCACGGGCAAATGCACGTGCTGAAGACAGAGTGGGACCGCTGGCAAAAGACGAATCACCGCGTCGTCTTTCTCGCGTCGAACCGCGAGCGGGCAGAACGGTTAGCACGCGTCCTCGGCGATTACAAGATGGACGTCGACATCCTTGAACACCGTATCCACACGGTTCCACCGCGTCCGAGTGTGTTAATCGGGCACTTGCACAACGGGTTCGAGCTGCCGAGCATCCGTCTCGTCGTCGTCACTGAGGGTGAAGTGTTTACTCAGAAGCAGCGCCGTGCGCGCCGCGTCGCCAAAATGAGTAATACGGAGCGAATTAAACATTACCAAGATTTAAAACCGGGCGACTACGTTGTCCACGTTAACCACGGGATCGGTAAATATTTAGGCATAGAAACGCTGCAAGTGGCTGGTTTGCATAAAGACTATTTAAATGTTCGCTATGCGGGCAACGACACGCTGTACGTACCAGTCGAACAAATCGACCTCATACAAAAATACGTCGGCAGTGAAGAAAAGACGCCGAAAGTGTACAGCTTGGGCGGTAGCGAATGGAGTAAAGTGAAAAACAAGGTCAAATCGTCGGTGGAAGACATCGCGAACGACCTGATCAAACTGTACGCCAAGCGGCAAGCGACGAAAGGTCATCAATTTCCGGCCGAAGTGCCGTACGTGCGCGAATTTGAAGCGTTGTTCGCGTACGAGGAGACGCCGGACCAACAGCGGGCGATCGACGAAGTGTATAAAGATATGGAATCTGCTGTGCCGATGGATCGTCTCGTCTGCGGCGACGTCGGTTACGGCAAGACCGAAGTAGCGATTCGCGCCGCTTTTAAAGCGGTCATGGACGGCAAGCAAACAGCCGTACTCGTCCCGACGACGATTTTAGCACAGCAGCATTACGAGACGTTTCGCGAGCGGTTCGCCGACTTTCCGATCAATATTCAAGTACTCAGTCGCTTTCGCACGCGCAAAGAGCAGCGGGAAACGATTAAAGGACTAAAAAACGGCACGGTTGACATCGTCATCGGCACGCACCGCTTACTGTCGAAAGACGTTGAGTTCCGAGATTTAGGACTGCTCGTCGTCGACGAAGAGCAGCGTTTCGGAGTGAAGCACAAAGAAAAAATAAAAAAACTGCGGCACAACGTCGACGCGATGACGTTAACGGCGACGCCGATTCCGCGGACGCTGCACATGTCGATGTTAGGCGTGCGCGACTTGTCGCTCATCGAGACGCCGCCAGAAAACCGTTTTCCGGTACAGACGTACGTCGTCGAATACAGTCCGACGCTCGTACGCGAAGCGATTGAGCGGGAGCTGGCACGCGGCGGACAAGTGTACTTCTTGTACAACCGCGTCAGCAACATTCAGACGATGGCCGACCAAATATCCGCTCTCGTCCCCGATGCCCGCATCGCCGTCGCCCACGGGCAAATGTCGGAACTGGAACTGGAACGGGTGATGCTCGACTTCCTCGACGGGGAATACGACGTGTTAGTGAGTACGTCGATTATTGAAACCGGCGTCGACATTCCGAACGTGAACACACTCATCATTTATAACGCAGACGCGATGGGCTTGTCACAACTGTACCAGTTGCGGGGGCGCGTCGGCCGTTCGAGCCGCATTGCGTACGCCTACTTCACGTATCAGCACGGCAAAGTGTTGTCCGAAGAAGCCGAAAAGCGGCTCGGGGCGATCCGCGAGTTTACTGAACTCGGTTCTGGCTTTAAAATTGCGATGCGCGATTTGTCCATTCGCGGTGCCGGCAACTTACTCGGTGCAGAGCAGCACGGACATATCGCTTCGGTCGGCTTTGACTTGTATAGTCAAATGTTGAAAGACGCGATCGAAGACTTAAAGGGCGAAGCGCCGCAAGAAAAAGTGGATCCAGACGTGGAATTGAAGATCGACGCGTATATTCCGCAAGACTACATCGCCGACGAAAGGCAAAAAGTAGAGTTTTACAAGCGCGTCCGCGGGATTGACACGCTAGACGACGTCAAAGAAATTGAGGAAGAAATGGTTGACCGCTTCGGCGAACCACCGCAACCGGTACACCACTTACTTTATTTATCGCGTCTAAAAATGTATGCCAAAGCTTGTGATATTACTGTTATTAAGCAAAAAGGCGAGCAAGTAAACATGAAATTCCAGGCTACAAATATCGAGGGACGCAAGCTGATAAAGTTAGCGCAGCTTTATAAAAATCGCATTCGCCTCATACCGGGTAAAGATATTCGCTGTGAATTTAAATTAAAAGGGTTGAAGGCGGAGGAAAGGCTAGCAATGTTAGAACGTTTTTTGATACAATGTGAGTCGTTGGCAAACGCGAAAGGAGAGGTGCAGCATGCCGCGAACTAA
- the glmU gene encoding bifunctional UDP-N-acetylglucosamine diphosphorylase/glucosamine-1-phosphate N-acetyltransferase GlmU: MSHTYAVILAAGKGTRMKSKTHKVLHQIGGKPMVAHIVDTLAQLGVEDIVAVVGCGAEAVQAYLGNRVRYAVQQKQLGTAHAVMQTASLLEGKAGTTLVINGDNPLITVETYRAFLQRFAASGAAASMLTAIVDDSSGYGRVCRAANGDVERVVEHKDATTKERSIKEINTGTFCFDNAHLFAALKQVDNDNAQGEYYLPDVLQVLRSEGQSISAFCVDDASETVGINNRVQLAEAEAIFRARTLREHMANGVTVIDPANTYIEADVAIGMDTVIYPGTVLRGQTVIGEDCVIGPQADIRDCRIADRVTIENATLVESVVAEEATVGPYAYVRPQSDIGPRVKIGDFVEVKNAVVGADTKIPHLSYVGDAEIGQGVNVGCGAITVNYDGQNKWRTVVGDRAFIGCNANVIAPVHIGDGAYVAAGSTITADVPDDAFAIARERQTTKTEYARKLSEKVRKLSEKMRGNNSND, encoded by the coding sequence GTGTCACACACGTACGCCGTTATATTGGCTGCCGGAAAAGGGACGCGGATGAAGTCCAAAACCCATAAAGTGCTACACCAAATCGGCGGGAAGCCGATGGTGGCACATATTGTCGACACATTGGCACAATTGGGTGTAGAGGACATCGTTGCCGTCGTCGGCTGCGGCGCGGAAGCTGTGCAAGCTTATTTGGGGAACCGCGTCCGTTACGCCGTGCAACAAAAGCAACTAGGTACGGCACATGCCGTTATGCAAACGGCGTCTCTGTTGGAAGGGAAAGCGGGGACTACACTCGTGATTAACGGGGATAACCCGCTCATTACGGTAGAGACCTATCGCGCATTTTTACAACGTTTTGCGGCAAGCGGTGCCGCAGCGTCGATGCTTACTGCGATTGTAGACGATTCTTCAGGTTACGGCCGCGTGTGCCGCGCGGCGAACGGCGATGTCGAGCGCGTCGTAGAACATAAAGACGCAACGACGAAAGAGCGGAGTATAAAAGAAATTAATACAGGGACGTTTTGCTTCGACAACGCCCACTTGTTCGCGGCCTTAAAACAAGTAGATAACGACAATGCGCAAGGCGAATACTATTTGCCCGACGTGCTGCAAGTGTTACGAAGCGAAGGGCAGTCCATTAGCGCCTTTTGTGTCGACGACGCGAGCGAGACAGTCGGCATTAACAACCGCGTGCAACTAGCGGAAGCAGAAGCTATTTTTAGAGCGCGTACCTTAAGGGAGCACATGGCAAACGGCGTGACCGTCATCGACCCGGCGAACACATATATCGAAGCAGATGTCGCCATCGGGATGGACACAGTCATCTATCCGGGAACGGTTTTGCGCGGGCAGACGGTCATTGGCGAAGACTGTGTGATCGGCCCCCAGGCCGATATAAGGGACTGCCGTATTGCCGACCGCGTAACGATCGAAAACGCGACGCTTGTCGAAAGTGTTGTCGCTGAGGAGGCGACAGTCGGTCCGTACGCCTACGTACGACCACAAAGCGACATCGGTCCGCGCGTTAAAATCGGTGACTTTGTCGAAGTGAAAAATGCCGTCGTCGGTGCCGATACGAAAATACCTCATCTAAGCTACGTCGGCGACGCCGAGATCGGGCAAGGGGTGAATGTCGGCTGCGGCGCGATCACCGTCAACTACGACGGGCAAAACAAATGGCGTACGGTCGTCGGCGATCGTGCGTTTATCGGGTGTAATGCGAATGTCATTGCTCCAGTGCACATCGGGGACGGTGCTTACGTTGCCGCAGGCTCGACGATTACCGCCGACGTCCCGGACGATGCGTTTGCTATCGCCCGCGAGCGCCAAACGACGAAAACAGAGTATGCGAGAAAACTAAGCGAAAAAGTGCGTAAACTAAGTGAAAAAATGCGGGGGAATAATAGTAATGACTGA
- a CDS encoding RidA family protein, translated as MEFIATEQAPAAIGPYSQAVKCGNFLFTSGQIPLTKDGERVTGDIEVQTKQVLQNLQAVLDEAGATVQQVVKATVFLTDLTNFARVNELYGDFFQGHAPARSCVQVAALPKGVDIEIELIVALT; from the coding sequence ATGGAATTTATTGCGACAGAACAAGCACCGGCAGCGATTGGTCCGTATTCCCAAGCGGTGAAATGTGGGAACTTCTTGTTCACCTCGGGGCAAATCCCACTGACGAAAGACGGTGAACGAGTTACTGGCGACATTGAGGTACAGACGAAACAAGTGTTACAAAACTTGCAGGCGGTGCTCGATGAAGCGGGTGCAACCGTTCAGCAAGTCGTGAAAGCGACCGTTTTTTTAACTGACTTGACCAATTTCGCACGTGTGAACGAGTTGTACGGTGACTTTTTTCAAGGACATGCACCGGCTCGCTCGTGTGTGCAAGTTGCAGCATTACCGAAAGGCGTAGACATCGAAATCGAGCTCATCGTCGCGCTCACATAA
- a CDS encoding anti-sigma-F factor Fin family protein codes for MAIHYICRYCKTSLGALDVTAISEEQLGLHALTASERKDIITYDPVGNMTVHVICDYCKEAVEKHPELAPTNLLQ; via the coding sequence ATGGCAATCCACTATATTTGCCGCTATTGCAAAACATCACTCGGCGCGCTTGACGTTACCGCGATCAGCGAGGAGCAGCTAGGCCTTCACGCCTTGACCGCTTCCGAACGTAAAGATATAATAACGTATGATCCGGTTGGAAATATGACTGTTCACGTGATTTGTGACTACTGTAAAGAAGCTGTCGAGAAACACCCTGAACTGGCTCCAACCAATTTGTTACAATAA
- a CDS encoding 50S ribosomal protein L25/general stress protein Ctc, producing the protein MAVVIRAETRETKPKSVLRKLRKAGKVPAIVYGKDTNGAAIAVDAMEMDKVLRDEGDFAILDLEVAGGQAYKVMVSEVQKDPLKRTLTHLDFQTIRMDEPVDSEVVIELVGEARGVKDGGVLQHGLRALEVRTLPDARPDVITCSIDDLSIGDSINVAQLEIPEGVEVLTNPEEVVISVVAPVMEDAEDADDADAPEAPKLVENTTDDGSPE; encoded by the coding sequence ATGGCTGTTGTGATTCGCGCCGAAACGCGTGAGACCAAACCAAAATCAGTATTAAGGAAATTGCGCAAGGCGGGTAAAGTTCCAGCGATCGTCTACGGGAAAGATACGAACGGGGCGGCAATCGCTGTCGATGCGATGGAAATGGATAAAGTTTTACGCGACGAAGGGGATTTTGCAATCCTCGATTTGGAAGTTGCCGGTGGACAGGCTTACAAAGTGATGGTGAGTGAGGTGCAAAAAGATCCACTCAAACGCACGCTCACGCATCTCGACTTTCAAACGATTCGCATGGACGAACCGGTAGATAGTGAAGTCGTCATCGAGCTCGTCGGGGAAGCGCGCGGTGTCAAAGACGGCGGGGTGTTGCAGCACGGTTTGCGCGCCTTAGAAGTGCGTACCTTACCTGATGCACGTCCTGACGTGATCACTTGTTCGATAGATGACCTCAGCATCGGCGACAGTATTAATGTCGCCCAGCTAGAAATTCCCGAAGGTGTCGAAGTGTTGACGAATCCGGAAGAAGTCGTCATTAGTGTCGTTGCACCAGTAATGGAGGACGCGGAAGATGCGGACGATGCAGATGCTCCCGAAGCTCCGAAACTAGTAGAAAACACGACGGACGACGGTTCACCGGAATAA
- a CDS encoding ribose-phosphate diphosphokinase, with translation MTECHYPKLKLFSCNSNQQLAQEIADHIGVSLGDGSVTAFSDGETRVTVNESVRGGDVYVIQSTCAPVNQHLMELLVMVDALKRASAKTINVVIPYYGYARQDRKARARDPITAKLVANLIETAGADRMITMDLHATQIQGFFDIPVDQLLGVPILAEYFRNKQLQDVVVVSPDHGGVTRARRLADHLKAPLAIIDKRRPQPNVAEVMNIVGDVRGRTAIIIDDIIDTAGTMTLAANALIDHGALDVYACGTHSVLSGPAIERLKNSRIRELVITNTIPLPAHKQLDNVHTLSVAPLIGEAIIRVHEEMSVSKLFD, from the coding sequence ATGACTGAGTGTCACTATCCGAAATTGAAACTGTTTAGTTGCAATTCGAATCAACAGCTTGCTCAAGAAATAGCCGATCACATCGGGGTATCTTTAGGTGACGGGTCAGTTACCGCGTTTAGTGACGGAGAGACGCGGGTCACTGTGAACGAGAGTGTGCGGGGCGGGGACGTGTACGTCATTCAATCGACGTGTGCACCGGTCAACCAACACCTCATGGAGTTACTCGTCATGGTCGATGCCCTGAAACGTGCGTCGGCGAAAACGATTAACGTCGTCATTCCGTACTACGGGTACGCACGGCAAGATCGGAAAGCGCGCGCTCGCGATCCGATTACCGCGAAGTTAGTCGCTAACCTCATCGAGACGGCCGGCGCTGACCGGATGATTACGATGGATTTACACGCGACACAAATTCAAGGGTTCTTTGACATTCCGGTCGATCAATTACTCGGCGTGCCGATCCTCGCCGAATACTTCCGCAACAAACAACTACAGGACGTCGTCGTCGTTTCGCCCGACCACGGCGGGGTGACGCGGGCGCGCCGCCTGGCCGATCATTTAAAAGCACCACTGGCGATTATCGACAAACGACGTCCGCAGCCGAACGTGGCGGAAGTGATGAACATCGTCGGAGACGTCCGGGGACGAACGGCAATTATTATCGACGACATTATTGACACGGCGGGGACGATGACGCTCGCGGCGAACGCGTTAATCGACCACGGGGCGCTCGATGTGTACGCCTGCGGCACGCATTCCGTCTTATCGGGTCCGGCGATCGAGCGGCTGAAAAACTCCCGCATTCGCGAACTCGTCATTACGAACACGATCCCGCTACCGGCGCACAAGCAGTTGGACAATGTTCATACACTGTCCGTCGCACCGCTGATCGGTGAGGCGATTATTCGCGTGCACGAAGAGATGTCGGTGAGCAAACTGTTTGATTAA
- a CDS encoding peptidylprolyl isomerase, translating into MPRTKRRFIWLVAILALVSLVSVGCGDQKADKKEKAKDKKKEEKVEQQAGPLDTKSKKVIAKYEGLTKGEVTEGELNRFINILASLNQQVMMFKDQPEMQEQLLQEFAAQKSIAEQVKVTKKMTDEADKAIDNQRKFFEESVKQEGDNKDKKDKPQDYEAFLKEKGFTEKDLHAFILNSIKLDEHLSKQLADKDVNAGYDKWKEDKDLRLYSAKIRHILVQVNEKRDDKKAKKRVEEVKQKLDKGGDFAKLAKEYSDDPGSKETGGSLGDELTPLAGNLDQDFAKAARDLKLKTVSEPVKTQFGYHIIEVLERQTLKADEAKQLVKRELADEHYRNYVQKDLKVDQVGKKDAKKKDAKKS; encoded by the coding sequence ATGCCGCGAACTAAACGGCGTTTCATATGGTTGGTCGCTATTCTCGCCCTTGTCAGCCTCGTCTCTGTCGGCTGTGGCGATCAAAAAGCGGACAAGAAGGAGAAAGCAAAGGACAAGAAGAAGGAAGAAAAAGTTGAACAGCAAGCCGGACCGCTCGACACGAAGAGTAAAAAGGTAATTGCTAAGTACGAAGGGCTGACGAAAGGGGAAGTGACCGAAGGGGAGCTGAACCGTTTCATTAACATTTTGGCCTCGCTCAATCAACAAGTCATGATGTTTAAGGACCAACCGGAAATGCAGGAGCAACTGCTGCAGGAATTCGCCGCGCAAAAATCGATTGCCGAACAAGTGAAAGTAACGAAAAAAATGACCGACGAAGCGGACAAAGCGATTGACAACCAACGCAAGTTTTTCGAGGAGTCGGTAAAACAAGAGGGCGATAACAAGGATAAAAAGGACAAGCCACAAGACTACGAAGCGTTTTTGAAGGAAAAGGGCTTCACGGAAAAAGATTTGCACGCGTTTATTTTAAACAGCATTAAATTAGATGAACACTTAAGTAAACAACTGGCTGACAAAGACGTCAACGCCGGTTACGATAAATGGAAAGAAGATAAAGACTTACGTCTGTACAGTGCGAAAATACGCCACATTTTAGTTCAAGTGAACGAAAAGCGAGACGACAAAAAGGCAAAGAAACGGGTCGAAGAAGTGAAGCAAAAGCTTGACAAAGGCGGCGACTTCGCCAAACTGGCGAAAGAGTATTCGGACGACCCCGGATCCAAAGAAACGGGTGGTTCGCTCGGAGATGAACTCACGCCACTCGCCGGGAACTTAGATCAAGACTTTGCTAAGGCAGCGCGCGACTTGAAACTAAAGACCGTTAGCGAGCCGGTGAAGACGCAATTCGGGTACCACATCATTGAAGTATTGGAGCGTCAAACGTTGAAGGCCGACGAGGCCAAGCAGCTCGTGAAGCGGGAACTGGCAGACGAGCATTACCGCAACTACGTGCAGAAAGATTTGAAGGTCGATCAAGTCGGTAAGAAGGACGCGAAGAAGAAGGACGCGAAAAAATCGTAA
- the pth gene encoding aminoacyl-tRNA hydrolase, whose amino-acid sequence MKLIVGLGNPGRKYAGTRHNVGFFVIDQLSDRWGIPVTKKKWHAFCGEGRVHGEKVVLLMPQTYMNLSGEAVRPALDFYGLTAEDLVVVYDDLDLPPGKIRLRLKGSAGGHNGMRSIVQHLGTDQFKRIRIGIGRPAPFMATADYVLSTFAKEEQDVVATAVEDAAAAVDFWLQANFLQAMNKFNAKK is encoded by the coding sequence GTGAAGCTAATTGTCGGCTTGGGCAACCCTGGCAGAAAATACGCAGGGACGCGGCACAATGTCGGATTTTTCGTTATCGATCAGTTAAGCGATCGATGGGGTATCCCCGTAACGAAGAAAAAATGGCATGCCTTCTGCGGCGAAGGCCGTGTGCACGGAGAGAAAGTCGTCCTGCTCATGCCGCAGACGTACATGAATTTGTCTGGTGAAGCGGTACGTCCAGCGCTCGACTTTTACGGCCTTACCGCGGAAGATTTAGTCGTCGTTTACGACGACCTCGATTTGCCGCCCGGTAAAATCCGTTTACGTTTAAAAGGGAGTGCTGGCGGGCACAACGGGATGCGTTCAATCGTGCAACACCTCGGAACCGATCAGTTCAAACGCATCCGTATCGGCATCGGGCGCCCCGCACCGTTTATGGCGACGGCCGACTACGTGTTGTCGACCTTCGCTAAAGAGGAACAGGATGTCGTCGCTACAGCTGTCGAGGATGCTGCTGCAGCTGTCGACTTCTGGCTGCAAGCGAATTTTTTACAGGCGATGAACAAATTTAACGCAAAAAAATGA